One Salvia splendens isolate huo1 chromosome 12, SspV2, whole genome shotgun sequence genomic window carries:
- the LOC121757287 gene encoding uncharacterized protein LOC121757287 — MSCRSVSWWRPPLPTLKEKRSYFAPISFPHWKLSKQTPNYGRKLASNRKSHHHFARNCLNNGNRDFSQQDQPQDALLKAISEVSRREGRASQATIVVFGGSVSGDSTSGWLALDRKLNSYPRKRGFTAIGTGGDDFVQAMVYAVESVVQRPIPQGQVRQKISSRGKYVSVKIGPVQVASSEQVQAVYYAMRRDDRMKYFL, encoded by the exons ATGTCGTGCAGGAGTGTTTCATGGTGGCGGCCGCCTTTGCCTACACTCAAAGAGAAACGATCATATTTTGCTCCAATCAGTTTTCCCCACTGGAAATTATCGAAACAGACTCCGAACTATGGCCGTAAATTAGCCTCAAATCGTAAAAGCCATCATCACTTTGCAAGGAATTGCTTGAACAATGGAAATCGCGATTTTTCTCAGCAAGACCAGCCTCAGGATGCTCTTCTCAAAGCTATTTCCG AAGTTTCAAGGAGAGAAGGAAGGGCGAGTCAAGCTACAATTGTAGTGTTTGGTGGCTCAGTTTCAGGTGATTCCACCTCTGGCTGGCTTGCTCTTGATCGGAAG CTAAATTCTTATCCAAGAAAGAGGGGGTTTACTGCAATTGGAACAGGAGGAGATGATTTTGTGCAAGCTATGGTTTATGCTGTGGAATCAGTAGTTCAGAGGCCAATCCCTCAA GGACAAGTGAGACAGAAGATATCCTCCCGTGGCAAATATGTATCCGTAAAGATTGGACCGGTTCAGGTGGCTTCGAGCGAGCAG GTTCAAGCCGTATATTATGCCATGAGAAGAGATGACAGGATGAAGTATTTCTTGTAA